Proteins from one Arthrobacter sp. DNA4 genomic window:
- a CDS encoding MFS transporter produces the protein MADVKDGVGFRSERGPILIALMLSTGLVAIDSTIVATAVPSIVRDVGGFSSFPWLFSAYLLAQAVSVPIYGKLSDMAGRKPIILIGIGLFLLGSVLCGVAWSMPSLIAFRALQGLGAGAVLPVAVTIAGDIYNLQERAKVQGYLASVWAISSVVGPSLGGIFSALGIWRGIFLVNVPLCLLAGWMLIRTLHENVERATHKVDYAGAVLLAGSLGLLILGALQGGQAWAWNSPISIGVFAVGAVLLVAFLLVERRAAEPILPSWVVSRRLLATTALVSFGVGAMMIGLTSYVPTFLEGALSSSPLVAGLALAALTLGWPLSASQAGKFYLRIGFKSTALIGIAIAVAGLLILSLTASSPNVALIAISCFVVGLGLGLLATPTLISAQSSVPWQERGVVTSTNMFARSIGSALGVAVFGAVANSIYGGSSGGDADPATVISASGAVFLAALVAGLLTVAAVLAMPAVKAEDSGNSDAEPVPTQADGSSSQAAAGGDVPADKP, from the coding sequence ATGGCGGACGTAAAAGACGGCGTAGGGTTCCGGTCCGAACGCGGGCCCATCCTCATTGCCCTGATGCTGTCCACGGGACTTGTGGCCATCGATTCCACCATCGTGGCCACGGCGGTGCCGTCGATCGTCCGTGACGTGGGCGGTTTCTCATCCTTCCCCTGGCTCTTCTCCGCCTACCTGCTGGCGCAGGCAGTGTCGGTGCCCATCTACGGCAAACTCTCCGACATGGCAGGGCGCAAGCCCATCATCCTGATCGGGATTGGCCTGTTCCTCCTCGGATCGGTGCTCTGCGGCGTCGCCTGGAGCATGCCCTCTCTGATCGCCTTCCGGGCCCTGCAGGGGCTCGGCGCCGGCGCGGTACTGCCGGTCGCCGTCACCATCGCCGGCGACATCTACAACCTGCAGGAGCGTGCCAAGGTCCAGGGCTACCTGGCCAGCGTCTGGGCCATCTCCTCCGTGGTGGGCCCCAGCCTGGGCGGCATCTTCTCCGCCCTCGGCATCTGGCGCGGCATCTTCCTGGTCAACGTACCGCTCTGCCTGCTGGCCGGCTGGATGCTGATCCGCACCCTCCACGAAAACGTGGAACGGGCCACGCACAAGGTGGACTACGCCGGCGCCGTCCTCCTGGCCGGATCGCTGGGCCTGCTCATCCTTGGTGCCCTTCAGGGTGGCCAGGCGTGGGCATGGAACTCGCCCATCAGCATTGGCGTCTTTGCTGTCGGGGCCGTGCTGCTCGTTGCGTTCCTGCTGGTGGAGCGGCGGGCAGCGGAGCCCATCCTCCCGTCCTGGGTGGTGTCCCGCCGCCTGCTGGCCACCACCGCGCTGGTGTCCTTCGGCGTCGGCGCGATGATGATCGGGCTCACCTCCTACGTTCCCACCTTCCTGGAAGGCGCGCTGTCCTCCTCGCCGCTGGTCGCCGGCCTGGCGCTCGCAGCCCTCACCCTCGGCTGGCCGCTCAGCGCCTCGCAGGCCGGGAAGTTCTACCTGCGGATCGGGTTCAAGTCCACCGCCCTGATCGGCATTGCCATCGCCGTGGCGGGCCTGCTGATCCTGTCACTGACTGCTTCCTCGCCCAACGTGGCCCTGATCGCCATCAGCTGCTTCGTCGTCGGGCTTGGCCTGGGCCTGCTGGCCACCCCCACCCTGATTTCTGCCCAGTCCAGCGTTCCCTGGCAGGAACGCGGCGTGGTGACCAGCACCAACATGTTCGCCCGGTCCATCGGCAGCGCCCTGGGCGTGGCCGTGTTCGGTGCCGTGGCCAACTCCATCTACGGCGGCAGCAGCGGCGGCGACGCCGATCCCGCCACAGTGATCAGCGCGTCCGGTGCCGTGTTCCTGGCCGCGCTCGTGGCCGGCCTGCTCACGGTGGCAGCGGTGCTGGCGATGCCCGCGGTGAAGGCCGAAGACAGCGGCAATTCCGATGCGGAGCCCGTGCCCACCCAGGCGGACGGCAGCTCCAGCCAGGCTGCCGCCGGCGGAGATGTTCCTGCAGACAAGCCCTAA
- a CDS encoding LLM class flavin-dependent oxidoreductase, which yields MTLPLSILDLATIGKGQTAAESLAGSVAMAQSAEKLGYRRVWYAEHHNMSSIASSATSVLIAHVAAHTESIRLGAGGIMLPNHSPLTIAEQFGTLETLHPGRIDLGLGRAPGSDQNTMRALRRDPMSADSFPQDVLELQGYLTGPTRIQGVEATPGKGTNVPLYILGSSLFGARLAAQLGLPYAFASHFAPAALQDAVAIYRSEFKPSAQLEAPHVIAGVNVIAADSASEAQAMFQATKRARVSLFFGGGTREFSDDEADMILDSPQGRHMAQMMTYSAVGTPDVVLDYLDSFGQHADADELIVAHQSPGTRDRLRSIELLAEAAGLVRV from the coding sequence GTGACTCTTCCCCTCTCCATCCTTGACCTGGCAACCATCGGCAAAGGCCAGACGGCGGCGGAGAGCCTGGCGGGCAGCGTGGCCATGGCGCAAAGCGCCGAGAAGCTGGGCTACCGGCGCGTCTGGTACGCCGAGCACCACAACATGTCCTCCATTGCCTCCTCCGCCACCAGCGTGCTGATCGCCCATGTGGCCGCGCACACCGAAAGCATCCGGCTGGGCGCCGGCGGCATCATGCTGCCCAACCACTCCCCGCTGACCATCGCCGAACAGTTCGGCACCCTGGAAACCCTTCACCCGGGCCGGATCGACCTGGGCCTTGGCCGTGCCCCGGGCAGCGACCAGAACACCATGCGGGCGCTGCGCCGCGACCCGATGTCCGCGGACAGCTTTCCGCAGGACGTCCTGGAACTGCAGGGATACCTCACCGGACCCACCCGCATCCAGGGCGTGGAGGCCACTCCCGGCAAGGGCACCAACGTTCCGCTGTACATCCTGGGCTCGTCCCTGTTCGGCGCCCGCCTGGCCGCCCAGCTTGGCCTTCCGTATGCCTTCGCCTCGCACTTCGCCCCGGCTGCCCTGCAGGACGCGGTGGCCATCTACCGGAGCGAGTTCAAGCCGTCCGCCCAGCTGGAGGCCCCGCACGTGATTGCGGGCGTCAACGTGATCGCCGCCGACTCTGCGTCCGAAGCCCAGGCCATGTTCCAGGCCACCAAGCGTGCCCGCGTCTCCCTGTTCTTCGGCGGCGGCACCCGCGAATTCTCCGACGATGAGGCGGACATGATCCTGGACTCGCCGCAAGGACGGCACATGGCACAAATGATGACGTACTCCGCCGTGGGGACACCCGACGTCGTCCTTGACTACCTGGACAGCTTCGGCCAGCACGCCGACGCTGACGAACTCATCGTGGCGCACCAGAGCCCCGGCACCCGGGACCGGCTGCGGTCCATCGAACTGCTGGCGGAGGCCGCCGGGCTGGTGCGGGTCTGA
- a CDS encoding aldo/keto reductase, producing the protein MSHDSTNQLELSATIDLKDLGTVHRLGFGAMRIVGDGVWGEPADRQAAVAVLRRAVELGVDFIDTADSYGPNISEEIIAEALHPYKEGLKIATKVGFTRTGPNKWIPVGRPEYLRQQTELSLRKLKVDTLDLLQLHRIDPKVDAEEQFGVLRELQDEGKVRALGLSQVSVEELEAAGKHFTVSTVQNRYNLTDRSSEDVLRYSEENGIGFIPWAPISAGELAQPGGPLDEAAKRLGATTSQVALAWLLRRSPVMMPIPGTGSVQHLEENMAAAGITLDDATYAELEAAGK; encoded by the coding sequence ATGAGCCATGATTCAACGAACCAGCTGGAACTGTCCGCGACGATCGACCTCAAGGATCTGGGAACCGTGCACCGGCTCGGCTTCGGTGCCATGCGCATCGTGGGTGACGGCGTCTGGGGCGAGCCCGCAGACCGCCAGGCCGCCGTGGCTGTGCTGCGCCGCGCCGTCGAACTCGGTGTGGACTTCATCGACACCGCCGATTCCTACGGACCCAACATCAGCGAAGAAATCATCGCCGAGGCCCTGCACCCGTACAAGGAGGGGCTGAAGATCGCCACCAAGGTGGGCTTCACCCGGACCGGGCCCAACAAGTGGATTCCCGTTGGCCGTCCCGAATACCTGCGCCAGCAGACCGAGCTGAGCCTGCGCAAGCTGAAGGTGGACACCCTGGACCTGCTGCAGCTGCACCGGATCGATCCCAAGGTGGACGCCGAGGAGCAGTTCGGCGTGCTGCGCGAACTCCAGGACGAAGGAAAGGTCCGCGCCCTGGGCCTGTCCCAGGTCAGCGTCGAGGAGCTGGAGGCGGCTGGGAAGCACTTTACGGTGTCCACGGTCCAGAACCGCTACAACCTGACCGACCGCAGCTCCGAGGACGTGCTCCGCTACTCCGAGGAGAACGGCATCGGCTTCATCCCCTGGGCACCGATTTCCGCCGGCGAACTCGCCCAGCCGGGCGGCCCGCTGGATGAGGCGGCCAAGCGCCTGGGCGCCACCACCTCCCAGGTGGCCCTGGCCTGGCTGCTGCGCCGCTCCCCCGTGATGATGCCGATCCCCGGCACGGGCTCGGTGCAGCACCTCGAAGAGAACATGGCCGCCGCCGGCATCACGCTCGACGACGCCACGTACGCTGAGCTTGAAGCAGCAGGCAAGTAG
- a CDS encoding type 1 glutamine amidotransferase domain-containing protein, with protein sequence MANILMVVSAADSLTMKDGSEHPTGYWAEELVVSHQTHTDADNTVHIATPGGRKPTVDQVSLAPESAGGEERAQGFRDYIAKIDGELAHPLVLADVDLAGYDAVVMPGGHGPMADLYKDADLGRLLVAANKDGKIIAPFCHGPAGLLSATDDDGGFTFKGRRLTVFTNEEELGGGTGENTPWLVEDALKEKGAVVENGAAWSSNVVRDGNLITGQNPQSSEDVAKEVLAALS encoded by the coding sequence ATGGCAAACATTTTGATGGTCGTATCGGCCGCAGATTCCCTCACCATGAAGGACGGCAGCGAGCACCCCACCGGCTACTGGGCAGAGGAACTGGTGGTGTCACACCAGACCCATACCGACGCCGACAACACGGTCCACATCGCCACCCCCGGCGGCAGGAAGCCCACCGTGGACCAGGTAAGCCTGGCTCCCGAGTCGGCCGGCGGCGAGGAACGCGCCCAGGGCTTCCGGGACTACATCGCGAAGATCGACGGCGAGCTGGCGCACCCGCTGGTCCTCGCCGACGTCGACCTTGCCGGCTATGACGCCGTGGTGATGCCGGGCGGCCACGGCCCCATGGCCGATCTTTACAAGGACGCCGATCTGGGCCGCCTGCTGGTGGCAGCGAACAAGGACGGCAAGATCATTGCACCGTTCTGCCACGGTCCCGCGGGGCTGCTGAGCGCAACGGACGACGACGGCGGGTTCACTTTCAAGGGCCGCCGCCTGACGGTCTTCACCAACGAGGAAGAACTCGGCGGCGGAACCGGGGAGAACACCCCCTGGCTGGTGGAGGACGCGCTCAAGGAGAAGGGTGCCGTCGTCGAAAACGGCGCGGCCTGGTCCTCCAACGTGGTGCGCGACGGAAACCTCATCACCGGGCAGAACCCGCAGTCCAGCGAGGACGTGGCAAAGGAAGTCCTCGCGGCGCTGTCGTAA
- a CDS encoding ABC transporter substrate-binding protein, with amino-acid sequence MAITTKPAAVVALTLSALLGLAACSDPGASAAPAPSSSATNSAGKTFNPSPEQDRFNVAADPAAAALVPEAIKADGKLTVVTTGGAAPLSLFATDNKTLIGSEVDIAYAVGESLGLQVEVLPVAWADWPLGIESSKYEAVLSNVTVTEARKEKFDFATYRNDLLGFYAKSDSGIGEIKEAKDVAGKRIIVGSGTNQEAILVRWDEENKENGLAPVQFQYYDDDSASSLALQSGRADLTFGPNAAAAYKAAQDGKTKQVGTLNGGWPLTAQIAFTTKKGNGLAVAAQAALNHLIDDGTYARILDRWGLSSEAIQKSELNPAGLPKK; translated from the coding sequence ATGGCCATCACCACCAAGCCGGCCGCCGTCGTGGCCCTGACCCTCTCAGCGCTGCTGGGACTGGCTGCCTGCTCCGATCCCGGCGCTTCGGCGGCGCCGGCACCGTCGTCGTCCGCCACCAACTCCGCCGGCAAGACCTTCAACCCGTCCCCGGAACAGGACCGCTTCAACGTCGCGGCCGACCCCGCCGCGGCTGCACTGGTGCCGGAGGCCATCAAGGCCGACGGCAAGCTCACCGTGGTGACCACGGGCGGGGCGGCGCCGCTCAGCCTGTTCGCCACGGACAACAAGACCCTGATCGGCAGCGAGGTGGACATCGCGTACGCCGTGGGCGAGTCGCTCGGCCTGCAGGTCGAGGTCCTGCCCGTGGCGTGGGCTGACTGGCCGCTGGGCATCGAATCGTCCAAGTACGAGGCCGTGCTCTCCAACGTCACCGTCACCGAGGCACGCAAGGAAAAGTTCGACTTCGCCACCTACCGCAACGACCTCCTGGGCTTCTACGCCAAGAGTGATTCGGGCATCGGCGAGATCAAGGAAGCCAAGGACGTGGCAGGCAAGAGGATCATCGTGGGCTCCGGCACCAACCAGGAAGCCATCCTGGTGCGGTGGGACGAGGAGAACAAGGAGAACGGCCTGGCGCCGGTCCAGTTCCAGTATTACGACGACGACTCGGCCTCGAGCCTTGCACTTCAGTCAGGCCGGGCGGACCTGACGTTCGGACCCAACGCCGCCGCCGCGTACAAGGCGGCACAGGACGGGAAGACGAAGCAGGTGGGCACGCTGAACGGCGGCTGGCCGCTGACCGCGCAGATCGCCTTCACCACGAAGAAAGGCAACGGGCTGGCGGTCGCCGCGCAGGCTGCGCTGAACCACCTGATTGACGACGGTACCTACGCCAGGATCCTGGACCGCTGGGGCCTCTCCTCCGAGGCCATCCAGAAGTCCGAACTGAACCCGGCGGGCCTGCCG